A single window of Mugil cephalus isolate CIBA_MC_2020 chromosome 1, CIBA_Mcephalus_1.1, whole genome shotgun sequence DNA harbors:
- the LOC125014113 gene encoding immunoglobulin kappa light chain-like isoform X2 has protein sequence MMTSLKFVFYLTCLFLRKVTLAQETHQSSYHQESDFKSVNVGETVILPCFYGNDVTARLYWYKQTLGQKPKLISSFYIYDGKGFFYNEFVNNSRFTLDTENSKNHLSISDLRISDSATYYCANSDSAVFEFAEVITVSVKGSGLNINTLVQSSSETVQLGDSVTLNCTVHTGTCDGEHRVYWFKDSEESHPGLIYTHGGRNDQCERKSNTKTQNCFYNLPMDNLNLSHNGIYYCAVASCGYILFGNGTKLELKNEEVSLVLVYFLSGALAFTTILTLLLAASQYIHRRNSQQATDERFSASYTINSESFQAEENLHYAALRVKKANRSRSETDDTEDKCIYSGVRK, from the exons ATGATGACATCTCTAAAGTTTGTTTTCTACCTCACATGTTTGTTCTTGAGAAAGG TTACTTTAGCTCAGGAGACACATCAGTCCTCATATCATCAAGAGAGTGACTTCAAATCAGTAAATGTTGGTGAAACTGTAATTTTGCCATGTTTCTATGGAAATGATGTGACAGCAAGACTTTACTGGTATAAGCAAACTCTGGGTCAGAAACCAAAGCTCATTTCTTCATTCTACATCTATGATGGCAAGGGATTTTTTTATAATGAATTTGTGAACAATTCACGTTTTACACTGGACACTGAAAATAGTAAAAACCACTTAAGTATTTCAGATTTACGTATTTCAGACTCAGCTACTTATTATTGCGCAAATAGTGATTCAGCCGTGTTCGAATTTGCAGAAGTCATTACAGTCAGTGTAAAAGGTTCAGGTTTGAATATTAACACTTTAGTTCAGTCTTCATCTGAGACTGTCCAGCTCGgagactctgtgactctgaactgtacagtacacactgggACCTGTGATGGAGAACACAGAGTTTACTGGTTCAAAGACTCTGAAGAATCTCATCCAGGACTCATATACACTCATGGAGGCAGGAATGATCAGTGTGAGAGGaaaagtaacacaaaaacacaaaactgtttctACAACCTGCCAATGGACAACCTGAATCTGTCTCATAATGGGatctactactgtgctgttgCCTCATGTGGATACATACTGTTTGGAAATGGGACCAAGCTGGAGTTGAAGA atgaggaggttTCTCTTGTCTTGGTGTATTTCCTGAGTGGCGCTTTAGCATTCACCACTATTTTGACACTTTTACTGGCTGCATCACAGTACATACACAGGAGAAACAGCCAGCAAGCTACAG atgaGAGATTTTCGGCTTCATACACAATAAACTCAGAG AGTTTCCAGGCTGAAGAAAACCtccattacgctgctttaagaGTAAAGAAGGCCAATCGATCCAGAAGTGAGACAGATGACACAGAGGATAAATGTATCTACTCTGGTGTTAGGAAATAA
- the LOC125014113 gene encoding immunoglobulin kappa light chain-like isoform X1: MMTSLKFVFYLTCLFLRKVTLAQETHQSSYHQESDFKSVNVGETVILPCFYGNDVTARLYWYKQTLGQKPKLISSFYIYDGKGFFYNEFVNNSRFTLDTENSKNHLSISDLRISDSATYYCANSDSAVFEFAEVITVSVKGSGLNINTLVQSSSETVQLGDSVTLNCTVHTGTCDGEHRVYWFKDSEESHPGLIYTHGGRNDQCERKSNTKTQNCFYNLPMDNLNLSHNGIYYCAVASCGYILFGNGTKLELKNEEVSLVLVYFLSGALAFTTILTLLLAASQYIHRRNSQQATDERFSASYTINSEQSFQAEENLHYAALRVKKANRSRSETDDTEDKCIYSGVRK, translated from the exons ATGATGACATCTCTAAAGTTTGTTTTCTACCTCACATGTTTGTTCTTGAGAAAGG TTACTTTAGCTCAGGAGACACATCAGTCCTCATATCATCAAGAGAGTGACTTCAAATCAGTAAATGTTGGTGAAACTGTAATTTTGCCATGTTTCTATGGAAATGATGTGACAGCAAGACTTTACTGGTATAAGCAAACTCTGGGTCAGAAACCAAAGCTCATTTCTTCATTCTACATCTATGATGGCAAGGGATTTTTTTATAATGAATTTGTGAACAATTCACGTTTTACACTGGACACTGAAAATAGTAAAAACCACTTAAGTATTTCAGATTTACGTATTTCAGACTCAGCTACTTATTATTGCGCAAATAGTGATTCAGCCGTGTTCGAATTTGCAGAAGTCATTACAGTCAGTGTAAAAGGTTCAGGTTTGAATATTAACACTTTAGTTCAGTCTTCATCTGAGACTGTCCAGCTCGgagactctgtgactctgaactgtacagtacacactgggACCTGTGATGGAGAACACAGAGTTTACTGGTTCAAAGACTCTGAAGAATCTCATCCAGGACTCATATACACTCATGGAGGCAGGAATGATCAGTGTGAGAGGaaaagtaacacaaaaacacaaaactgtttctACAACCTGCCAATGGACAACCTGAATCTGTCTCATAATGGGatctactactgtgctgttgCCTCATGTGGATACATACTGTTTGGAAATGGGACCAAGCTGGAGTTGAAGA atgaggaggttTCTCTTGTCTTGGTGTATTTCCTGAGTGGCGCTTTAGCATTCACCACTATTTTGACACTTTTACTGGCTGCATCACAGTACATACACAGGAGAAACAGCCAGCAAGCTACAG atgaGAGATTTTCGGCTTCATACACAATAAACTCAGAG caGAGTTTCCAGGCTGAAGAAAACCtccattacgctgctttaagaGTAAAGAAGGCCAATCGATCCAGAAGTGAGACAGATGACACAGAGGATAAATGTATCTACTCTGGTGTTAGGAAATAA
- the LOC125016136 gene encoding uncharacterized protein LOC125016136, with protein MILSVFVFSLSCALLGGAAQVAEQKLSSYVHQESGIVVAKVGDEVTLKCFYNDFARFYWYKQALGQTPTLISSFYKFDRNGTFYNEFKNNPRFTLDSGSGKNHLTITDLRASDSATYYCASSYTFIFEFSRGTFLSVGDSGLNVQDSVHQSSFENLMTEGSVTLNCTVRTGTCKGDHSVYWFRNSEESHPGVIYIHGHRNDQCERNPNAQTHTCVYNLPRTNVNHAGTYYCAVAACGHIAFGNGTKVDFKDGDDLLFRVYFWSGASAFTTILSVLLTFLVCKMSRSNSSPYRDSQERFPTSSKTNVKGYQNGDYRYYIALRQIRINKSRRPRDNTWSECVYFGGK; from the exons ATGATACTTTCCGTGTTCGTTTTTAGTCTGTCATGTGCACTCCTAGGAGGAGCAG CTCAGGTGGCTGAACAGAAATTGTCCTCATATGTTCATCAAGAGAGTGGCATTGTTGTGGCTAAGGTTGGGGATGAAGTAACTCTGAAGTGTTTCTACAATGATTTTGCCAGATTTTACTGGTACAAACAAGCACTGGGACAGACACCTACGCTCATCTCTAGCTTTTACAAGTTTGACAGAAATGGCACCTTTTACAACGAATTCAAGAACAACCCCCGCTTCACGCTAGATAGCGGCAGCGGCAAAAATCACTTGACGATAACAGATTTGCGTGCATCAGACTCAGCTACCTACTACTGCGCAAGTAGCTATACCTTTATCTTTGAATTTAGTAGAGGAACATTTCTCAGTGTGGGGGATTCTGGATTGAACGTCCAAGATTCGGTTCATCAGTCTTCATTTGAGAATCTGATGACAGAAGGctctgtgactctgaactgCACAGTACGCACCGGGACCTGTAAGGGAGACCACAGCGTGTACTGGTTCAGAAACTCTGAGGAATCTCATCCGGGAGTAATTTACATCCATGGACACAGAAATGATCAGTGTGAGAGGAACCCcaacgcacaaacacatacttgtGTCTACAACTTGCCCAGGACGAATGTGAACCACGCTGGGACCTACTACTGTGCTGTTGCTGCATGTGGACACATTGCGTTTGGAAACGGGACCAAGGTGGATTTTAAGG ATGGGGACGACCTTCTTTTCAGGGTGTATTTCTGGAGCGGGGCTTCGGCATTCACCACCATTCTGAGTGTTCTGCTGACTTTCTTAGTGTGCAAGATGAGCCGGAGCAACAGCTCCCCTTATAGAg ATTCTCAAGAAAGATTTCCAACTTCATCCAAAACAAATGTTAAG GGTTACCAAAATGGAGACTACCGTTATTACATTGCTTTGAGGCAGATAAGGATCAACAAATCAAGGAGGCCAAGGGATAACACGTGGAGTGAATGTGTGTACTTTGGTGGAAAGTAG
- the LOC125016199 gene encoding signal-regulatory protein beta-2-like, with translation MMVFIANIFLFWLLCEAKLSEISQPESLKTLNLGDSAMIKCHIKSKMTKRVWYKLTTERKLQLVATLDSYYNRRMFADEFQHRYSVQFDELNCHLIISRTSWDDVGTYFCGVLLLNDIEFGSGTLLMLKGAKMVSDSVVQLPPSQSVQSGDSLTLSCSVHTECTAEYMNVMWLKNSDHSAPEMIYSENNGSACQKTKSGETTCVYNLLMRNISSDDAGVYYCVVTSCGQMLLGNGTKLIFNYGTDSPDVGRVCILVPTILLGAYLAFVVCMIKSCESSEGYSAHSTIYAEVQENEHLKIKRSKRLRDDTWTECVYSTVKQY, from the exons ATGATGGTGTTCATTGcaaacatcttcctcttctggTTGTTGT GTGAGGCAAAGCTGAGTGAAATCTCTCAGCCTGAGTCGTTGAAAACACTGAACCTTGGAGACTCAGCTATGATTAAATGCCACATAAAgagtaaaatgacaaaaagggTGTGGTACAAACTGACTACAGAGAGGAAACTGCAGCTCGTTGCAACACTCGATTCCTACTATAATCGGCGCATGTTCGCCGATGAATTTCAGCACCGTTACTCTGTCCAGTTTGACGAGCTCAACTGTCACCTGATCATATCTAGAACGTCGTGGGACGATGTTGGAACGTACTTCTGTGGAGTGCTGCTCTTAAATGACATTGAGTTTGGATCAGGAACCCTTTTGATGCTTAAAG GTGCAAAGATGGTCAGTGACTCTGTCGTCCAGCTGCCTCCATCTCAGTCAGTCCAGTCTGGAGACTCTCTGACCCTCAGCTGTTCAGTTCACACTGAATGCACGGCAGAATACATGAATGTCATGTGGCTGAAAAACTCTGATCATTCTGCCCCTGAAATGATTTACTCTGAAAATAACGGCAGTGCTTGTCAGAAGACTAAGAGTGGAGAAACCACTTGTGTGTACAACCTTCTCATGAGGAACATCAGCTCTGATGATGCTGGAGTTTACTACTGTGTGGTGACTTCATGTGGACAAATGCTACTGGGAAATGGGACCAAGCTCATCTTTAACT ATGGCACGGACTCTCCAGACGTTGGCCGTGTTTGTATTTTGGTGCCCACCATCCTGCTGGGAGCTTATCTGGCTTTCGTAGTGTGCATGATCA AATCTTGTGAATCCTCAGAAGGATATTCTGCTCACTCTACAATCTATGCAGAG GTACAAGAAAACGAACATCTGAAGATCAAAAGATCAAAAAGACTGAGAGACGACACCTGGACTGAATGTGTGTACTCCACTGTAAAGCAGTACTAA
- the LOC125016259 gene encoding signal-regulatory protein beta-2-like produces MMMFIANIFLLCLLRGAQLNEISQPEALQTLNLGDTAMIECYINSVLTKRVWYKLTIKRRLQLVATFNSDYNHTTFTDERYSLKTDGVNMHLIISRTSWDDVGTYFCGVVLLDDIKFGSGTFLILKGAKMVSHSVVQLPQSQSVQSGDSLTLSCSVHTECTEHASIMWLKNSDYSAPEMIYSENNGSACQKTKSGETTCVYNLLMRNISSDDAGVYYCVVTSCGQMLLGNGTKLIFNYGTDSPDVGRVCILVPTILLGAYLAFVVCMIKSCESSEGYSAHSTIYAEVQENEHLKIKRSKRLRDDTWTECVYSTVKQY; encoded by the exons ATGATGATGTTCATTgcaaacatcttcctcctctgtttgttgc gtggGGCACAGCTGAATGAAATCTCTCAGCCTGAGGCGCTGCAAACACTGAACCTTGGAGACACAGCTATGATTGAATGCTACATAAACAGTGTACTGACAAAAAGAGTTTGGTACAAACTGACTATAAAGAGGAGACTACAGCTTGTTGCAACTTTTAATTCTGACTATAATCATACTACCTTTACTGATGAGCGTTATTCATTAAAGACTGATGGGGTCAACATGCATCTGATCATATCTAGAACATCGTGGGATGATGTTGGAACGTACTTCTGTGGAGTAGTGCTCTTGGATGACATTAAGTTTGGATCAGGGAcctttctgattctgaaag GTGCAAAGATGGTCAGTCACTCTGTCGTCCAGCTGCCTCAGTCACAGTCAGTCCAGTCTGGAGACTCTCTGACCCTCAGTTGTTCAGTTCACACTGAATGCACAGAGCATGCGAGTATTATGTGGCTGAAAAACTCTGATTATTCTGCCCCTGAAATGATTTACTCTGAAAATAACGGCAGTGCTTGTCAGAAGACTAAGAGTGGAGAAACCACTTGTGTGTACAACCTTCTCATGAGGAACATCAGCTCTGATGATGCTGGAGTTTACTACTGTGTGGTGACTTCATGTGGACAAATGCTACTGGGAAATGGGACCAAGCTCATCTTTAACT ATGGCACGGACTCTCCAGACGTTGGCCGTGTTTGTATTTTGGTGCCCACCATCCTGCTGGGAGCTTATCTGGCTTTCGTAGTGTGCATGATCA AATCTTGTGAATCCTCAGAAGGATATTCTGCTCACTCTACAATCTATGCAGAG GTACAAGAAAACGAACATCTGAAGATCAAAAGATCAAAAAGACTGAGAGACGACACCTGGACTGAATGTGTGTACTCCACTGTAAAGCAGTACTAA